DNA sequence from the Cupriavidus oxalaticus genome:
GCCTTCCGGCTGGTCGCCGACCAGTTGCGCCTGCGCCAGGGCCTGGTGCGTTGCGGCCACTGCGAAACGGTGTTCGATGCGCGTGAGCACCTGATCGAGATCCCCTTGCCGGCGGGCAGCGCCACGCCGCCGGCAGCCGCCGAACCGGCGACCACCACACATCCTGCTGCCACGCCCGCACCGGCAGCTGAAGCTTTGCGCCCCGGCGAGCCTGCCGCGGCACCGCAGCCCGCGCCTGAGCCCTTCACGCCCACCATCGATCCCGGCTATGACGTGCCGGCGCTGGACGCGCCGACCATGCTCATGACCTCGCCCGAGGACCTGGACGCCCCGGTCCCGGCACCGGCCGACGAGGACGTGCATGAGGACGAAATCGAACGTGCGCTGCGCGAGGCCAACGAAGCCGTCGCCCAGCGCGACGCGCGCGAAGCGGAGCGGCAAGCCGATGTCGAGCCCGTGCCGCAGCAGACGCCTGCGGCGCAGACCGTGCCGGAAGCGGAACCCGTGGCGGAACCACAGGCAGAGCAGCAGGCAGAACCTGAAGCGCAGCCTGAACCGGATCGTGAAGCGACGCCCGACGCAGACGCCACGGCCTCGCAAGCGGCACCACAGCCGGCCGCAGCGGAAGCTGCAGCGCCGGCATGGCCCGCGCTGAACCACAACGCGCTCGACCATCCCGCGCTCGATGAGCCGGCAGAGATCGGCAAGACCGCCGAAGCCGAAGCCGAAGCCGAAGCGGAAGCAAAAGCTGAAGCGCCGGCGCCCCAGCCAGGCGCCGTGCCGGCACCCGCGGCAATCCCGAGTGCCAGCGAATTCCTGCGCGCGGCGTCGGCGGATATCGGCCCGCCACCGGCGATCCCTCCGTCGCCGGCAGGCACGCCCGAGGCGGCCGCCGAGCCGCCTGGGAGCGAGGCTGCCGAGAGCACCGACACCGGCGAGCCCGCCAGCACCACAGGCGAAGCCGTCGCACGCGAGCAGACCACGCGCCGCTGGACCCGCGCCGAGCCCCCGGCCGGCCCGGTCTTCGCTCCCGACTTCCTGCGCCACACCCGCGAACGCGAGCGCGAGCGTGCCCCCGCGCGCAGCCGCGCGCCGGCGCCGCGCACGCTCTGGTACGTCGCGGCTGCGGTGCTCGCGCTGGGCGCTGCGGTGCAGGCGGTGTATCTCGCGCGCAGCCCGCTCGCCGGACAGTTCCCGATGCTGCGTCCGGCACTGGAAGCCGCATGCGCCCCGTTCGGCTGCGACGTGCCGCCGTGGCGCGACATCGACGCATTGCGTATCGAGACCTCGCAGCTGCAGCGGCTCGACGAAGGCGGCGACGCCTACATGCTCGCCGTCACGCTGCGCAACCTGGGCCGCGCCAGCACCGCGCTGCCCGCGATCGAGCTGGTCATGACCGACCTGCAGGACCAGCTGCTGCTGCGGCGTGTGCTGCAACCGGCGGATTACCTGGATCCTTCGCAAAAGGCCTTTGCCACGGAGGGTCTTCGCGCCGGCATGGAGCTGCCGGTTCGGGTACGATTCCGGACGCAGCAGGCGCCATCCAACTACCGCGTGCTGATTTTTTATCCCTGAATTCCGCGGCCTGCCGCCGGACCGAATCCGAGTCCGGCGGCAGGCGGCGCCCCCCACCGGGGCATTGGCCGGCCAGGCGCCGGAAACTGAACCGGAAACATCAGACATCAAGGAGCAGACATGAGCAACGTCACCCTCGGCGGCAACCCGATCGAAGTCGCAGGCAAGTTTCCGCAAGCCGGCGACAAGGCGCCCGCCTTCTCGCTGGTCGGCAAGGACCTGAAGGACGTCACGCTGGCCGACTTCGCCGGCAAGCGCAAGGTGCTGAACATCGTCCCGAGCCTGGACACGCCGGTGTGCCAGGCTTCGGCCCGCAAGTTCAACGAGGCCGCCAACGGCCTGGCCAACACCGTCGTGCTGACCATCTCGGCCGACCTGCCGTTCGCGATGGGCCGCTTCTGCACCACCGAAGGCCTGGACAACGTGGTGACGCTGTCGACGATGCGCGGCGCCGAGTTCAAGGGCAACTACGGCGTGGACATCAAGAGCGGCCCGCTGGCCGGCGTGACCGCACGCGCAGTGGTGGTGCTCGACGAGAACGACACCGTCAAGTACGCCCAGCTGGTCCCGGAAATCAAGACCGAGCCGGACTACGACGCCGCCCTGGCCGCGCTGCAGTAACGCGCGCCGCCTGACGGCAGCGGCCGCCCCCGCAACCGGGGCGGCCGTTTTCGCTTTATCTGACCCATCCAGCCAACAACCTACCACCTGGAGAGAGCATGGCCAGCCTGATCTGCGGCTCCGTCGCCTACGACACCATCATGACGTTCGACGGACGCTTCCGCGAACACATCCTGCCGGACCAGATCCATATGCTGAACGTCTCGTTCCTGGTGCCCGGCATGCGCCGCGAGTTCGGCGGTTGCGCCGGCAACATCGCCTACACGCTGAAGATGCTCGGCGGCGACCCTGTCGTGATGGCCACAGTCGGTACCGACGCCGAACCGTACCTGGAGTACCTGCGCAAGCTGGAGATCCCCACGCGCCACATCCGCGTGCTGCCCGAGACCTTCACGGCGCAGGCCATGATCACCACCGACCTGGACAACAACCAGATCACCGCCTTCCACCCTGGCGCAATGAGCCAGTCGCAGCTGAACAACGTCAAGGACGCGCTCGGCGGCGGCAAGGTGCCGGCGCTGGGCATCGTCG
Encoded proteins:
- a CDS encoding DUF3426 domain-containing protein, with the protein product MAAVKLVTRCPACRTAFRLVADQLRLRQGLVRCGHCETVFDAREHLIEIPLPAGSATPPAAAEPATTTHPAATPAPAAEALRPGEPAAAPQPAPEPFTPTIDPGYDVPALDAPTMLMTSPEDLDAPVPAPADEDVHEDEIERALREANEAVAQRDAREAERQADVEPVPQQTPAAQTVPEAEPVAEPQAEQQAEPEAQPEPDREATPDADATASQAAPQPAAAEAAAPAWPALNHNALDHPALDEPAEIGKTAEAEAEAEAEAKAEAPAPQPGAVPAPAAIPSASEFLRAASADIGPPPAIPPSPAGTPEAAAEPPGSEAAESTDTGEPASTTGEAVAREQTTRRWTRAEPPAGPVFAPDFLRHTRERERERAPARSRAPAPRTLWYVAAAVLALGAAVQAVYLARSPLAGQFPMLRPALEAACAPFGCDVPPWRDIDALRIETSQLQRLDEGGDAYMLAVTLRNLGRASTALPAIELVMTDLQDQLLLRRVLQPADYLDPSQKAFATEGLRAGMELPVRVRFRTQQAPSNYRVLIFYP
- the tpx gene encoding thiol peroxidase; amino-acid sequence: MSNVTLGGNPIEVAGKFPQAGDKAPAFSLVGKDLKDVTLADFAGKRKVLNIVPSLDTPVCQASARKFNEAANGLANTVVLTISADLPFAMGRFCTTEGLDNVVTLSTMRGAEFKGNYGVDIKSGPLAGVTARAVVVLDENDTVKYAQLVPEIKTEPDYDAALAALQ